One Lachnospiraceae bacterium C1.1 genomic region harbors:
- a CDS encoding acyl-CoA dehydratase activase-related protein yields the protein MKYSLGIDIGSTTVKVALLDENKNRRYSDYRRHYANIKETLRELLEDAFKEVGDVDISPVITGSGGLTLAQCLNIPFVQEVVAVSTALQDYAPNTDVAIELGGEDAKIIYFEDGNIEQRMNGICAGGTGSFIDQMASLLHTDASGLNEYAKNYQSLYTIAARCGVFAKSDIQPLINEGAAKEDLAASIFQAVVNQTISGLACGKPIRGHVAFLGGPLHFLSELKNAFIRTLNLDDEHTIAPDHSHLFAAIGSALNHEEATVTLSSVIEQLRGEIKIAFEVARMEPLFANKDEYNEFKERHAKHKVESADLASYKGNAYLGIDAGSTTTKCALISEEGKLLYSFYSSNNGSPLKTAIRSIKEIYELKPRAVRIVGACSTGYGEALIKSALMLDEGEVETVAHYYAASFFEPDVDCILDIGGQDMKCIKIKNHSVDSVQLNEACSSGCGSFIETFAKSLNFSVEDFASEALFAEHPIDLGTRCTVFMNSKVKQAQKEGAQVSDISAGLAYSVIKNALFKVIKVSDASELGKNIVVQGGTFYNNAVLRSFEKIANCKAIRPDIAGIMGAFGAALIARERHEAGTESSMLSIKQINELEYTTSMAKCQGCTNHCRLTINRFTGGRTFISGNRCEKGIGKANAHKDVPNLYDYKYHRIFDYEPLTADEASRGKIGIPRVLNMYENYPFWFTFLTELGFEVVLSPRSTHDIYSLGIESIPSESECYPAKLAHGHVTWLIKHGIKTIFYPSIFYEREEFKDAGNHYNCPIVTSYPENIKNNVDEITSGQINFIKPMLSFAAPETIYPRLIECFPDIQPSLIIKAVQKAWKELAAARRDVQRRGEETLRYMAQNHKRGIVLAGRPYHVDPEINHGIPELITQHDICVLTEDSISHLANIDRDLRVMDQWMYHTRLYAAAEFVKTRDDLDLIQLNSFGCGLDAVTTDQVYEILSSSGKIYTCLKIDEVNNLGAARIRVRSLLAALRVKDMKKETREIKSSAYKRVVYTEEMQAQGYTILCPQMSPVHFDIIEKAFQSAGYNLVILGNDGREAVDVGLKYVNNDACYPSLMVIGQIMDALLSGKYDLNKTAVIMSQTGGGCRATNYIGFIRRALEKADMQQVPVISLNLVGLEGNPGFKLSRDLIMKAMYGLVFGDIFLRCILRMRPYERVKGSTDAIHAKWLKTVQDFVSESKPSFFKFRKLCRDIVKDFDNIAIDEDLRKPRVGIVGEILVKFMPEANNHLADLLETEGAEPVVPDLIDFLLYCFYNQIYKAQKLGTSRKTAANAWLGIRAMEFLRSAAASELKKSKHFEAPEHIETLVNYAKDIVDIGNQTGEGWFLTGEMLELIHSGVGNIVCAQPFGCLPNHVVGKGVIKAIRKQHPGANIVAIDYDPGASEVNQLNRIKLMLSTAKKKLKEKEEANNSYSSSIVKAEGSYAR from the coding sequence ATGAAGTATTCACTTGGAATAGATATTGGATCAACGACTGTAAAAGTCGCTCTCCTTGATGAAAACAAAAACAGAAGATATTCTGATTACAGACGTCATTATGCAAATATAAAAGAAACTCTCCGCGAACTTTTGGAAGATGCTTTTAAAGAGGTTGGAGATGTTGATATTTCACCGGTCATAACAGGTTCCGGTGGTCTTACATTGGCGCAGTGCCTTAATATTCCTTTTGTTCAGGAGGTTGTTGCAGTATCAACAGCCCTTCAGGACTATGCACCAAATACTGATGTTGCTATCGAGCTTGGCGGTGAAGATGCCAAGATCATATATTTTGAAGACGGAAATATTGAGCAGCGAATGAACGGTATATGTGCCGGAGGAACAGGTTCTTTTATAGATCAGATGGCTTCTTTGCTTCATACTGATGCTTCCGGACTAAACGAATACGCAAAAAATTATCAGTCTTTATATACAATCGCTGCAAGATGCGGAGTTTTCGCAAAAAGTGATATTCAGCCTCTTATCAATGAAGGTGCTGCTAAGGAAGATCTTGCTGCATCCATTTTCCAGGCTGTTGTAAACCAGACAATTTCCGGTCTTGCCTGCGGAAAACCCATCAGAGGACATGTCGCTTTTCTCGGAGGACCTCTTCATTTCCTTTCCGAGCTTAAGAATGCATTTATCCGTACTCTCAATCTCGATGATGAGCATACGATCGCACCTGATCACTCACACCTTTTTGCAGCAATAGGTTCAGCTTTAAATCATGAAGAAGCTACAGTAACTCTTAGCTCCGTTATAGAGCAGCTCAGAGGCGAGATCAAAATAGCATTCGAAGTAGCAAGAATGGAACCTCTTTTTGCAAATAAAGATGAATACAATGAATTCAAAGAGAGACACGCTAAGCACAAGGTTGAGTCTGCTGACCTGGCTTCTTACAAAGGTAATGCCTATCTCGGAATAGATGCCGGATCAACAACAACAAAATGTGCATTAATATCCGAAGAAGGAAAACTTCTTTATTCCTTCTATTCAAGCAATAATGGTTCTCCTTTGAAGACCGCTATAAGATCTATAAAGGAAATTTATGAGCTCAAACCGCGTGCAGTCCGAATTGTAGGCGCCTGCTCTACCGGTTATGGTGAAGCTCTTATTAAATCCGCACTTATGCTTGATGAAGGTGAAGTAGAGACAGTTGCACATTATTATGCTGCTTCTTTCTTTGAGCCTGATGTTGACTGTATCCTTGATATCGGCGGACAGGATATGAAGTGCATAAAGATAAAGAATCATTCTGTAGATTCTGTTCAGCTTAACGAAGCTTGTTCTTCAGGATGCGGTTCCTTTATTGAAACTTTCGCAAAATCACTTAATTTTTCAGTTGAAGACTTTGCTTCAGAAGCACTTTTTGCCGAGCATCCCATCGATCTTGGTACCAGATGTACTGTTTTCATGAATTCAAAGGTTAAACAGGCACAGAAGGAAGGTGCTCAGGTTTCTGATATCTCTGCAGGACTTGCATATTCTGTAATAAAAAATGCACTCTTCAAGGTTATCAAAGTTTCAGATGCTTCTGAACTTGGTAAAAATATAGTTGTACAGGGCGGAACCTTCTACAATAATGCGGTTCTTCGCTCTTTCGAGAAAATTGCAAACTGTAAGGCCATAAGACCTGACATTGCCGGTATAATGGGTGCTTTCGGAGCAGCTCTTATAGCCCGCGAAAGACACGAAGCCGGCACAGAGTCTTCAATGCTTTCAATTAAGCAGATCAATGAGCTCGAATACACTACTTCAATGGCAAAGTGTCAGGGATGTACAAACCACTGCCGTCTTACTATCAACCGTTTCACCGGCGGAAGAACATTTATCTCCGGAAACCGTTGTGAAAAGGGAATCGGTAAGGCAAATGCCCATAAGGATGTTCCTAATCTTTATGATTATAAATATCACAGAATATTTGATTATGAACCCCTTACGGCAGATGAGGCATCAAGAGGCAAGATTGGTATTCCCAGAGTCCTCAATATGTATGAGAACTATCCTTTTTGGTTTACTTTCCTTACCGAGCTTGGATTTGAAGTTGTACTTTCACCACGTTCAACCCACGATATCTATTCACTCGGCATCGAATCAATTCCAAGTGAATCAGAGTGCTATCCTGCAAAACTTGCACATGGTCATGTTACCTGGCTTATAAAACATGGTATCAAAACTATCTTCTATCCTTCTATTTTCTATGAAAGAGAAGAATTTAAAGATGCAGGAAACCATTATAACTGTCCTATTGTTACCTCTTATCCGGAAAATATAAAAAACAACGTAGATGAGATCACCTCAGGACAGATAAATTTCATAAAACCTATGCTCTCATTTGCAGCACCGGAAACAATTTATCCAAGGCTTATCGAGTGCTTCCCGGATATTCAGCCGTCTTTGATAATAAAGGCTGTTCAGAAAGCATGGAAAGAGCTCGCTGCTGCAAGACGTGACGTACAGAGACGCGGAGAGGAAACTCTCAGATACATGGCTCAGAACCATAAACGCGGTATCGTGCTTGCAGGAAGACCTTATCATGTGGATCCTGAGATCAATCATGGTATCCCCGAGCTTATAACACAGCATGATATCTGTGTACTTACCGAGGACTCGATCTCTCATCTTGCAAATATAGACAGAGATCTCCGTGTAATGGATCAGTGGATGTATCATACAAGACTTTATGCAGCTGCTGAATTCGTAAAAACAAGAGATGATCTCGACCTTATACAGCTTAACTCATTCGGCTGCGGACTTGACGCAGTAACAACTGATCAGGTTTATGAGATACTCTCTTCATCAGGAAAGATATATACCTGCCTTAAAATAGACGAGGTCAATAACCTCGGTGCGGCAAGGATCCGTGTACGCTCACTCCTGGCAGCTCTTCGTGTAAAGGATATGAAGAAGGAAACAAGGGAAATAAAGTCTTCTGCTTACAAACGTGTGGTTTATACTGAAGAAATGCAGGCTCAGGGCTATACAATCCTCTGTCCTCAGATGTCGCCTGTTCATTTTGACATTATAGAGAAAGCTTTCCAGAGTGCGGGATATAATCTCGTGATCCTTGGTAATGACGGTCGTGAAGCTGTTGATGTAGGTCTTAAATATGTAAATAACGATGCATGCTACCCTTCATTAATGGTCATCGGACAGATAATGGATGCTCTTCTCTCCGGCAAATATGACCTTAACAAGACTGCAGTAATAATGTCCCAAACCGGAGGCGGATGCAGAGCTACAAACTATATCGGATTTATCAGGCGAGCACTTGAAAAGGCAGACATGCAGCAGGTACCTGTAATATCTCTTAACCTAGTTGGCTTAGAGGGCAATCCCGGATTCAAGCTTTCACGCGACCTTATAATGAAAGCAATGTACGGTCTTGTATTTGGTGATATTTTCTTAAGATGTATCCTTAGAATGCGTCCTTATGAACGTGTTAAGGGATCTACGGATGCTATTCATGCAAAGTGGCTTAAAACTGTACAGGATTTTGTATCTGAGTCAAAACCGTCATTCTTTAAGTTCAGAAAGCTTTGCCGTGATATAGTTAAAGACTTTGATAATATCGCAATAGATGAAGACTTAAGAAAGCCCAGGGTAGGTATTGTCGGCGAGATTCTCGTTAAATTCATGCCTGAAGCAAATAATCATCTTGCAGACCTCTTAGAGACTGAAGGTGCAGAGCCTGTGGTTCCGGATCTTATAGACTTCCTTCTCTACTGCTTCTATAACCAGATTTATAAAGCACAGAAACTGGGAACTTCAAGAAAAACAGCGGCAAATGCATGGCTTGGTATCAGAGCTATGGAATTTTTAAGATCTGCTGCTGCATCAGAGCTCAAAAAATCAAAGCATTTTGAAGCTCCTGAGCATATAGAAACACTCGTTAACTATGCAAAAGATATCGTAGATATAGGTAATCAGACCGGTGAGGGATGGTTCCTTACAGGAGAAATGCTTGAGCTTATACACAGCGGTGTAGGTAATATCGTTTGTGCCCAGCCTTTCGGATGTCTTCCAAACCACGTTGTTGGTAAGGGTGTTATCAAGGCCATAAGAAAACAGCATCCGGGCGCAAATATCGTTGCAATAGACTATGATCCCGGAGCTTCAGAGGTTAACCAGCTCAACAGGATTAAGCTTATGCTCTCGACTGCTAAAAAGAAGTTAAAGGAAAAAGAAGAGGCTAATAATTCATATAGTTCTTCAATCGTTAAAGCCGAAGGATCTTATGCAAGATAA
- a CDS encoding pseudouridine synthase, giving the protein MRLDKLLSDMNIGTRSELKKNIRKGQVSVNGEVIKDPGISLNGDEKIIYCGEEVSYSEFEYYMMNKPAGVLSATNDKRQKTVLDLIDGQHRKDLFPVGRLDKDTVGLLLITNNGKLAHELLSPSKHVDKTYLVKVDGVINEDDVKAFEKGIKLDDDFTTLPAKLEIKDPSGHEALVTIHEGKFHEIKRMFHACGKEIVYLKRLSMGAIRLDENLKEGEYRPLSRDEILLLNSDV; this is encoded by the coding sequence ATGAGATTAGATAAATTACTTTCAGATATGAATATTGGGACAAGAAGTGAATTAAAGAAAAATATCAGAAAAGGTCAGGTTAGTGTAAACGGTGAAGTAATTAAGGATCCGGGAATTTCACTGAACGGAGATGAGAAAATAATTTATTGCGGAGAGGAAGTATCATATTCGGAATTTGAGTATTATATGATGAATAAACCGGCGGGAGTTCTTTCTGCGACTAATGATAAAAGGCAGAAAACAGTATTAGACCTTATAGATGGCCAGCATAGAAAAGATCTTTTTCCTGTTGGACGTCTTGATAAGGATACAGTTGGACTGCTTTTAATTACAAATAACGGAAAACTTGCCCATGAACTTCTATCACCCTCAAAACATGTTGACAAGACATATCTTGTAAAGGTTGATGGAGTTATAAATGAAGATGATGTTAAAGCCTTTGAGAAAGGCATAAAATTAGATGATGATTTTACAACTCTTCCTGCAAAGCTTGAAATAAAAGATCCCTCAGGACATGAAGCACTTGTGACGATCCATGAAGGCAAATTTCATGAGATAAAAAGAATGTTTCACGCCTGCGGAAAAGAAATTGTTTATTTAAAGAGACTTTCAATGGGTGCAATACGCCTGGATGAAAACCTTAAAGAAGGAGAGTACAGACCCTTAAGCAGGGATGAAATCCTCCTTCTCAACTCTGACGTATGA
- a CDS encoding ion transporter, which translates to MKRGYRKRLFEIIQIANGSDFCSKAFDTVIISLIIISIAVTFLQTFDLSAGFARLLYITDTICMIIFSLEYALRLFTADLLYPESKHPIFTYVRSADAVIDLLSILPFYLSQLVPPGIVVFRLIRVSRILRLFKINKYSDPMTFIVAVIKRKASQLLASVFLVMVLMFAASILMYYAEHDAQPEAFNNAFSGLWWAVATLSTTGYGDIYPVTFLGRIIGMLITIIGLFAVAIPTGILTAGFMEAASNTSSADDSRVSADNFRIYDLSKELISCPVYPGDPQPEIKRVMSISNGSDYNLSRIIFGSHAATHVDAPLHFYEDGNTVEQIALSRCVGRCVVESVNSEVTPEKIVDIENRASSAAAKRILFRGKFSINSEAAAYLNEIGILLIGVENETVGDNNIHYELLRKNMVIIENLELSEVEDGEYFLFAAPLKIAEADGAPVRAVLVSV; encoded by the coding sequence ATGAAGAGGGGTTATCGCAAAAGATTATTTGAAATAATTCAGATTGCCAACGGAAGCGATTTCTGCAGTAAGGCTTTTGATACAGTGATTATTTCACTGATAATTATTTCAATAGCGGTGACCTTTCTTCAGACTTTTGACCTGTCAGCAGGATTTGCAAGGCTCCTTTATATTACAGATACCATCTGTATGATCATCTTTAGCCTGGAATATGCTTTAAGGCTTTTCACAGCTGATTTATTATATCCGGAAAGCAAACATCCGATTTTTACCTATGTCAGATCAGCTGATGCAGTGATCGATCTTTTATCAATCCTCCCCTTTTATTTATCGCAGCTGGTTCCGCCGGGAATTGTTGTTTTCAGATTAATAAGAGTCTCAAGAATTTTAAGGCTTTTTAAGATCAATAAGTATTCAGACCCGATGACATTTATTGTAGCTGTCATAAAAAGAAAAGCATCACAGCTTTTAGCATCAGTTTTTCTGGTAATGGTCTTAATGTTTGCGGCGTCTATTCTCATGTATTATGCGGAACACGATGCACAGCCTGAGGCATTCAATAATGCATTTTCAGGTTTATGGTGGGCTGTCGCAACACTATCAACGACAGGATATGGAGATATTTATCCGGTAACATTTCTGGGGCGTATAATCGGTATGCTGATAACAATAATCGGTCTCTTTGCGGTAGCTATTCCTACCGGTATTTTAACTGCAGGTTTTATGGAAGCTGCATCAAATACATCTTCAGCTGATGATTCAAGAGTTTCTGCAGATAATTTCAGAATCTATGATCTTTCAAAGGAACTGATTTCATGTCCGGTTTATCCGGGAGATCCCCAGCCTGAAATAAAAAGAGTGATGTCGATTTCAAATGGTTCAGATTATAATTTATCCAGAATAATATTTGGATCACATGCGGCTACTCACGTAGATGCCCCTCTGCATTTTTATGAAGATGGAAATACTGTTGAGCAAATAGCGCTCAGCCGCTGCGTAGGTCGCTGTGTAGTCGAATCAGTAAATTCAGAAGTCACTCCGGAAAAAATCGTTGATATCGAGAATCGTGCGAGCTCAGCTGCAGCAAAGAGAATTCTGTTTAGAGGAAAATTCAGCATAAATTCCGAGGCTGCTGCTTACCTGAATGAAATAGGAATATTATTGATCGGTGTAGAAAATGAGACAGTTGGCGATAATAATATACATTATGAACTTTTAAGAAAAAATATGGTCATAATTGAAAATCTGGAGCTTAGCGAAGTGGAGGACGGAGAGTATTTCCTTTTTGCTGCGCCGTTGAAAATAGCTGAAGCTGATGGGGCACCGGTAAGGGCTGTGTTGGTATCGGTATAA
- a CDS encoding ZIP family metal transporter: protein MTYDLIIGIFIPFLGTALGSAMVFFMKGELNERLNKALEGFAAGVMIAASVWSLIIPAMEQSENMGKLSFIPAASGIWFGIIFLLILDGIIPHLHMYSDEPEGPHVNLKRTTMMVLAVTLHNIPEGMAVGVVYAGWLSGRSNISLAAAFALALGIAIQNFPEGAIISLPLRSKGEGKFKAFISGVLSGLVEPVGTILTLLAAPLVTPVLPYFLSFAAGAMIYVVIEELIPEMSSGKHTNTSTILFAFGFTLMMALDTSLG, encoded by the coding sequence TTGACTTATGATCTTATCATAGGAATTTTTATTCCTTTTCTTGGTACAGCATTAGGATCTGCAATGGTTTTCTTTATGAAGGGCGAGCTAAATGAAAGGCTAAATAAAGCCCTCGAGGGTTTTGCGGCCGGAGTAATGATAGCAGCTTCTGTTTGGAGTCTTATCATTCCTGCAATGGAACAGTCTGAAAATATGGGAAAACTTTCTTTTATTCCTGCGGCTTCGGGAATCTGGTTTGGAATTATATTTCTTTTGATTCTTGATGGAATAATTCCTCACCTGCATATGTATTCTGATGAGCCCGAAGGCCCACATGTTAATTTAAAGCGTACAACTATGATGGTTCTGGCTGTTACGCTTCACAATATTCCGGAGGGAATGGCTGTCGGAGTAGTCTATGCTGGATGGCTTTCAGGCAGATCGAATATCTCACTTGCAGCTGCTTTCGCTCTTGCACTGGGTATTGCCATACAGAACTTTCCAGAGGGGGCAATTATCTCGCTGCCTTTAAGGAGCAAAGGAGAGGGGAAGTTTAAGGCATTTATCAGCGGTGTTCTTTCGGGTCTTGTTGAACCTGTTGGAACAATTCTCACGCTGCTTGCGGCACCGCTCGTAACACCGGTACTTCCTTATTTTTTGAGCTTTGCGGCAGGTGCTATGATATATGTAGTCATAGAAGAACTTATTCCGGAAATGTCGTCCGGAAAACATACCAATACAAGCACTATCCTTTTTGCTTTTGGCTTTACGCTTATGATGGCGCTTGATACAAGTCTTGGATAA
- a CDS encoding Na+/H+ antiporter subunit E gives MVIFVFLLWLVLNGRVTLELVIFGVLISAIIAVFLHFLTDYNIKSEIELLKTFPFIILYFLNLIKEIILASLNVIKIILSNKKPDSVLIEFHSGIKSNLLNSILANSITLTPGTYTVFQQEDRFVVHCLMEAYGEGIENSSFVKLLKRIGGKIS, from the coding sequence ATGGTAATATTCGTCTTTCTTTTATGGCTTGTCCTTAACGGGCGTGTTACGTTGGAGCTCGTCATTTTTGGTGTTCTCATATCCGCAATTATAGCCGTATTTCTCCATTTTCTCACAGATTATAATATTAAATCCGAAATTGAACTTCTAAAAACTTTCCCATTTATAATTCTTTATTTTCTAAACCTTATAAAAGAAATAATTCTGGCTTCTTTAAACGTAATTAAGATTATTTTAAGCAACAAAAAGCCGGATTCCGTTCTGATAGAATTCCATTCAGGTATAAAAAGCAATCTCCTGAATTCTATACTTGCCAATTCCATCACTTTAACGCCCGGCACATACACGGTTTTTCAACAGGAAGACCGTTTCGTTGTACATTGCCTTATGGAAGCCTATGGTGAAGGTATTGAGAATTCATCATTTGTTAAACTCTTAAAAAGAATCGGAGGTAAGATCTCATGA
- a CDS encoding monovalent cation/H+ antiporter complex subunit F, with translation MTISEAYRALYTVALIILAILIGIMLIRAVKGPRVTDRILSVNMIGTMVISSILILSQMLGENYLIDVALIYAMISFLSVIILAAVYIPSRKKREDS, from the coding sequence ATGACTATAAGCGAAGCCTATCGGGCTCTATATACCGTGGCTTTGATAATCCTTGCAATCCTGATCGGCATAATGCTTATTCGTGCCGTAAAGGGTCCCAGAGTCACTGACAGAATACTTTCTGTAAATATGATCGGAACTATGGTCATAAGTTCAATATTGATCCTTTCACAAATGCTTGGTGAAAATTATCTTATCGATGTTGCTTTAATTTACGCTATGATAAGTTTTCTTTCTGTAATAATACTGGCTGCCGTATATATACCTTCAAGAAAAAAAAGAGAGGATTCATGA
- a CDS encoding monovalent cation/H(+) antiporter subunit G: MTIEWIRFYITAACMIIALMGLIFSVIGVWHFDYILNRMHSGGITDTFSLFFLVLGLMISASAPIVILKLMLPLLFMWFSSPTSSHFLSQTEYYTNKNLFDHIRKINDSKSGDNDGN, from the coding sequence ATGACTATAGAATGGATACGTTTTTATATAACTGCTGCATGCATGATAATAGCCCTTATGGGACTGATATTTTCTGTGATCGGAGTCTGGCATTTTGACTATATATTAAACAGGATGCACTCCGGAGGGATCACGGATACATTTTCGCTTTTCTTTCTGGTTCTGGGGCTTATGATTTCAGCATCAGCGCCTATCGTAATCTTAAAACTGATGCTGCCTCTCCTTTTTATGTGGTTTTCATCTCCTACTTCATCTCATTTTCTTAGCCAGACTGAATACTATACTAATAAGAATCTTTTTGATCATATAAGAAAAATAAATGATAGCAAATCAGGTGATAACGATGGAAATTAA
- a CDS encoding DUF4040 domain-containing protein, whose translation MEIKEILSIILLILLIVCAISVNFTKKLLSAVIIFMSYSSLMCIVWILMESPDLAITEAAVGAGISGTLFLMTLKKIQTEDKNKKNENIQKN comes from the coding sequence ATGGAAATTAAAGAAATACTAAGTATAATACTGCTCATCCTTTTGATCGTTTGTGCAATTTCCGTTAATTTTACAAAGAAACTTCTGTCAGCCGTTATAATTTTTATGTCCTACAGTTCGCTAATGTGTATAGTATGGATCCTTATGGAATCTCCGGATCTTGCAATAACCGAAGCTGCTGTTGGCGCCGGAATAAGCGGAACATTATTCCTTATGACTTTAAAAAAGATTCAGACAGAGGATAAAAATAAGAAAAATGAGAATATTCAGAAAAATTAA
- a CDS encoding MnhB domain-containing protein — MRIFRKIKNLRKYYYGLSDVMDDILDGSSEPDLNREELKKKKKTELKNLEESPDFEAIVEKERESFKYLYFAAALIGSICLIGVLLYIVSMLPGYGTENPRTVEVVKRYIENGLAETGATNIISGIILDYRAFDTLGESHVLFTALICVNILLRIDIKNMRTNYEDYYTIKRDVYYDMSHDSILRLTAFLFAPCILTFGIYILLNGQNSPGGGFSGGAVLGAGLILMSAGFGFEKVDKFFTLKVNNTVTFIALTFYSFAKGYVFFTGANGIENGIPKGIPGAILSGGLILPLDIAVGIVVACTMFGFYSLFRRGAAASEIKNEG, encoded by the coding sequence ATGAGAATATTCAGAAAAATTAAAAACTTAAGAAAATATTATTATGGTCTCTCAGATGTCATGGATGATATTCTTGATGGTTCCTCCGAACCCGATCTGAACAGAGAAGAACTCAAGAAAAAGAAGAAAACAGAGCTAAAAAATCTTGAAGAAAGTCCGGACTTTGAAGCCATTGTTGAAAAAGAACGCGAATCATTTAAATATTTATATTTTGCAGCTGCTTTGATTGGTTCTATATGCCTTATAGGTGTACTGCTCTATATTGTTTCCATGCTTCCCGGATATGGTACAGAAAATCCCAGAACTGTAGAAGTTGTAAAACGCTATATAGAAAATGGATTAGCTGAAACCGGTGCTACAAATATCATTTCAGGAATAATACTTGATTATAGAGCTTTTGATACCTTGGGCGAATCCCACGTTCTCTTTACTGCTCTTATCTGTGTAAACATACTTTTAAGAATTGATATCAAAAATATGAGAACAAATTATGAGGATTATTACACAATTAAGCGTGATGTATATTATGATATGTCGCATGACAGTATCTTAAGACTTACAGCTTTTCTCTTTGCTCCCTGCATCCTCACCTTTGGAATTTATATCCTTCTAAACGGACAGAATTCACCGGGAGGCGGTTTCTCCGGAGGCGCTGTACTCGGAGCCGGACTTATACTGATGTCAGCAGGCTTTGGATTCGAAAAAGTAGATAAATTCTTTACTTTGAAGGTCAATAATACAGTTACATTTATTGCTTTAACTTTTTACAGCTTTGCCAAGGGATACGTATTTTTTACAGGAGCCAATGGTATTGAAAACGGTATCCCAAAAGGAATTCCCGGTGCAATATTATCCGGCGGTCTCATACTGCCTCTTGATATTGCTGTTGGAATTGTTGTTGCCTGTACAATGTTTGGATTTTATAGTCTTTTCAGACGTGGTGCTGCCGCTTCTGAAATAAAAAATGAAGGATAA